The genome window TGCACCGTTCTCGCCCTTGTTCCGCTTGCTAACAGACCTGGTACGCATAGGTGGTGTGCGTGGAGGAGACGAGCGGATATTGGTATGGTTGAATGAGTGGATGGGCAAaagatcgtcatcgtcatcggaaGGTGCAGCGAAATTGGGTGATGTCAGCTCACGACTCATCAGACGCTGCTGGAAAAAGGAGACATCGGGTCCGCCCGAGGTAGTAAAGTGTTGTTGCCGCCTGGGCTTGAGGGGGGAAGATCGTGTTAGTTGATGCGAGTTCTTCCATACACCATTACTGCCAAAGGACTTGTGTGCTGTAGGGGAAAGTCGGAATCGTTTGCTAGGGCTCGATGATACATCGTGAAAGGAGGCGAGGTATGTGCGCTTGCGGTGTCCCGTGCTGCCGTTGCTAGAGCCTACCGCATCGGAGAACAGGGGCGCTTTGAGGGGAGAGCTCATGAGGGCTCGGGACGGATATGGGAGATCGGATgcgcttgatgatgagtcgGAGAGGACATCTGTAGGTTCGGTCAAGCGTTTTCGTCGCATCTCCTCTTCGATTTTCGGCTCGATGGAGTCGAGTGTGAGGTCTTCCCAGCCATGCTTCGTTTTGAATTTGGCGAGGGCGAGGCGGTTTTGCAAACGTCGTGCAATCTTAAAGAGTGGAAATGTCAGTCAATGCTTGCTTCATCAGGAGTTAAAAAGAACAGATTGAATTTTTGCCAGTAAAAAGTCAATGGATCAAGTTACTCACTTTGCTCACTTCTGCACGCCTGAGTACACTGTCGACGACATCTTCTGGCTGTTTCTTCCACGGCGAAGACATGACGCTCCAACACTCGCACTTGTGCTCTACTCTGCTCTGCTGCTAGGGGCAACCGCCGTGAAAGTTGGATTAAAAAGTCGAATCGATCGATGTGTTGTGTAAAGAGGGAAAAAACAATATTGGTTGATCTTTGGTAAAGGTTTGTGTGTCGAATGGCAAGAAATCGAGTCGTAATGGTCAAGGAGTGGATTGTGGtgagtggtggtggtggttgaagTGGCTTGGGTGCGTGAATGAAGAATCCAAAGTTAAGTTGGAGAGAACAGAGCAAGCAAACGCAATCTCGAGGGACCGTTAACTACAGTTGAGTACTGTACCTTATGAGCTGGAGCCTCCACTGCTAACCTGGTCTTAGTGGCACGCACTAACACTGCAGTTGCCCGTCATTAGGTACTGGGTACTTTGTCCTTCAATTGGTACCTATAAGCGGACATGTCCTGTGAGGGGCTCGTGCCACTAGGTACGGCCGGGTAACGACTTACAGGACAGGAGAAGCTGAATTGAGCTGGAAACTTTAGGGAACCTGGGTACTAAGTTTGGCTTCTTCGTCCACAGACTCGAGGTCTTGGAGATATCTTTGTTGGGCTAAGGTATGGTGGTAATACAATGATggctctttttctttaaatttgTATCTGCGCTTGATACTCACCTGCCAATGACTAAAAAAGAGAGACTGCCAACTTGCACTATCGTGATCAATTAACATGAGATCCAAGACGTCAAGGAACTCTTTTCAGTCGCCGGTCGCTGGGGTCACCAAGTAAATTTGGTCACATTCCTCTGGAAACGAAACCCGAGTTTGCTCGCTAGACTCGATCTGCCCTGAAAGTTTTAATTAGACTTGTACCCGGTACTTGGGTACTTTGGGAAAAAGTATTTATGCATGCACTTTGCACACGGATCTCAGCCAATCAGATGCTTCAAATCGACCCCTTCGCACTCGATCTGACGCTGCCGGGCCAGCAAATGGACCCATCTGGCGTTTCCCAGCTCTCACTGTCAGAGGCTTCAGCCAGCCTCAGGTTTGAGTAGTTCATGGGATGTGAGAAAGGCTACGGAGTATAAACTCGGCAATGCCATTTGATAGGCTTTTCACGACAAGCGAAATGCAAACCCCTCAAACAGATCAGGCCCACACAAGCTATGGTCTCTCTACATCTGTCAAGTGTACGGATATACAATGCCAGTTTACTTAGTATACTGGCGGCAGCCTCTGTCCAGGCTGAACAAACTCGTTTGTTCTGTAGTCCATTGCTCGGTTTGATTGGCTGCAGATTTTCCGAGGCCTGACTAAACTTGGTCAATAACTGCATGTATGTAAGGGACCAGCTGACGGAGTATAAGCTTGGCCCTATATATTGTTTCCTCCACATGTTTGAAAGGAGTTGCTTGATTGTAGATTCTTCCCTGTTTTCGGTTTTAAATGAACTACGTGCTTGGCCATTGTATTCAGCAACGATTTGCTCGAACCTCTGGTAAGTGGATATGAGGAGCTTCAACAGCGAGTTGTCTCTTATCTCTTCTCACTCATGATGACTGATGAGATGGGTTATGGCGATGAATAGGGATAAGGGCTTGCATTTTTGTTTACTTTTATTTGAATGCATTGACCAGGTTATCAAAGCTCTGTTAAAGGGATAAGTCTCGCTATGCTGATCCATACATGCTCTCCTTAACAGTAAATTTCGTCTATGGGATAGCTCCACAACTCACGTTCGTTGATGCTTCAGCCAGCCAATACGACAACACTAATTAAATTCCGTAAATATCCACCAAGTCCATCGAAGGAAACGATCTGTAAGTCGACTGATCAATATCAATGAGAGCTGAGTTTACAAGAGACACATCGTTACTCAATTCGAAAGCGGGGGATCCGAACTCTGATTCCCAACAGCGTCAAAAGAGAATGTGAAAATGCCGACAGCACAATTTATTCGGCTTGCATGGGAGTCGGAGTCGGCGTCGTGCTCCCCGACCAAGTTTGGTTGCCGTCAAGTCTCAAGTGATTTTTCTGTCAATCTGGAATGACGAATTCACAAGTCAGTATCCAGACAGCATTTGCTTTGAGACCTAGCCAGTTCACCCACGTTATCCCCACAACACGAGGCGTTGTCGTCAGTTGGTCATCATCGTATTCATCAGCTCACCCTCCCAAGATGGATGTTGATCAATGTTCCCCTCATATAAGCTGCATTTCGCATATGTggactcttttttttttgctttcGGTTGATAGCCGCCCGCCATTATCAGCATATGATTGAAAAGTCAGGATGCAGGGCATTTCTGCAGAGTTGCTCTCCCTTGATCAGAATTTACTTCCCTGTTTACCATGATGTGGGATCTATCGGCTTACGGTCTCGAAACAGGATAGTTTCGAGTGAGGAGATAAAGTATCACCGACATTATTCAATTGGTGTTGCAGTGGGAGGGGACATGGTGGTTGGCCTTGAATTAACCTCGAATCTGAAACGAGATGGCCAAGGTCGGTACAACCACCTCGAGAATGGGGAGAAACCATGAATCCCATTGATTCAATCACTTCTGAGATAGAGTATTCTGTGTAATAATGCGTTGGCTAGTCTAGTTGCAGGCgctaaaaagaacttctgcATGGCCTCGCAATCATGGATGACACCATCAATCAACTGGCTCATCCCCTGGAAACACTTACCAACAACAGTATTGACCAAGTATGTTTATTAACGTGAGATCTTGAATGGAAACGCAATTTCGTTGGATGGTCTACTATCAGCGGCGGCACGGGATGGTCCcgcctaggtaccttagacAAGGCCAGGGGCTGTACTATTATGTATCTCGACGTCATCGAAGTCGAGGATTGATGGTTTCAAAATAGCAGCGACTTCTGATATATTATAGAATCATCAACACGATTGCGTGGTGAATATTAGCCGAGTGCCACGATTGCTTGTAAAGTTGATGAACACCAGTGCCTAAGCGAAGACATTGGATTAGATGCTGGCCAAGAGCTACTATTAGCTGCCCTAGCTCCTGGGATCATCTCAAAGACTGAGTTCCCGCTGTATGCGGCTGGTTGAATTCAATATCAAGATCCACTGAACTTGTGGTTGTATGCAACTTGGGCCTCGCTCAAGCCCACCCAGATCACGATCGCTTTCAACTCGGCACGTCGTGAGTCTTGGCCCTTCTGTGGCCTGCCCATAAGCTTACAAGGATGAGTCTGGGACATTTTGATACTGGATCGACCTGAATTGATCAACAGAGATAGACAGACACGGTTGGAGGAGTATAATGTCTCAATGTTTCCGATGGGTAATCATATCATTCATTCCATTACTGCCGTCTTCCGTCTTCCGGCTTCCATCCCTCAGAGTGATTcaacctctctctctctctctctctctctctctctctctcgttCACTGCAAGCCACCATCTGGTTGAGCACGCTTGCAACGGCCGCAATAATAAATCGAATCGCTGCAACCCACCAATTCCAGCGGATCCCCCGGCTCCAAGCTTGATCACATCCTCGTTCTCGGCGAGTGCATTAGCGACACCAGCCACTTTGTGCACGTCTTTGGATCGGTTGTGGCCGTCTTTTCGTCCAGTCCGGCCATACAGAACAATCTTCCGTCATCTGTCATCACTCGTTGAGTGTCTAGGATCCTAATAAAGATATCCATCCTGCTCCGTTGTCCGTTGAACAGGGGTGGAAGGGGATATTTGAGTGAGGGTTATCTTTTCCAAGGCCGTGAAGAAGATCCTGGGAAACGAAACAGTGGATTTCCATTCAATTCATTTCCATGTTACTTTCTCTGTTGGTCCTTCTAGAGACCATCTCCCTCTCatattacctacctacctacctacctacctaggtaccttaccttaggttCTCATCTCTAAAATTTTGCGCCTTTCCTTCCtccttccttttccttcgaTCGTCAAGTCAACCTGGAACTGTCGACAACTGACAGCTTCCACTGGTTCTATTCTTGTTACACCCCCCCTCGGGATCTCACTCCACCTCATTCATCTAAACTACCACCCCATTCGTTCCTCCAGACTTGCAATACGAGCGCTCTCCTCTCTTACTCTGTCGACCACGGCTTTCTTGGGTACTTGAATCTCGGTCTCTCCCTCGGTCACTTTTCTGTCGATTTTGCCTTGGTTTCTTGA of Fusarium musae strain F31 chromosome 5, whole genome shotgun sequence contains these proteins:
- a CDS encoding hypothetical protein (EggNog:ENOG41): MSSPWKKQPEDVVDSVLRRAEVSKIARRLQNRLALAKFKTKHGWEDLTLDSIEPKIEEEMRRKRLTEPTDVLSDSSSSASDLPYPSRALMSSPLKAPLFSDAVGSSNGSTGHRKRTYLASFHDVSSSPSKRFRLSPTAHKSFGSNGVWKNSHQLTRSSPLKPRRQQHFTTSGGPDVSFFQQRLMSRELTSPNFAAPSDDDDDLLPIHSFNHTNIRSSPPRTPPMRTRSVSKRNKGENGAGTNGKTGEEGADLLLYLAASPSPAVRTSTRTRMEPPSTPPQKNKQMDLPSSMMMTPGGGNLFPTTPSQAFDFAEFVNITPSPAQKPFKTPISITATRTPVSGTQRRLTFD